The following coding sequences lie in one Candidatus Nitrospira allomarina genomic window:
- a CDS encoding anthranilate synthase component II — translation MILVIDNYDSFTYNLVQYLGELGADLKIFRNDALTIDDIHRLAPERILISPGPCTPNEAGISVAIIKHFAGRLPLFGVCLGHQSLAFAFGGQIIRAPRLMHGKTSMIHHDGKSIFEGLPNPFEATRYHSLIVKRETLPTDFEISAETVEGEIMGLRHTPTGAEGVQFHPESILTTSGMDLLRNFLLLPVCSSTDH, via the coding sequence ATGATCCTGGTCATCGACAATTACGATTCGTTTACCTACAATCTTGTCCAATATCTTGGAGAGTTGGGAGCCGATCTCAAGATTTTTCGAAATGATGCCCTCACAATCGATGACATTCACCGCTTGGCACCTGAGCGAATATTAATATCCCCCGGCCCCTGTACCCCTAACGAGGCGGGCATTTCTGTTGCCATCATCAAGCACTTTGCCGGCCGTCTTCCGCTCTTTGGCGTCTGTCTCGGGCATCAATCCCTGGCCTTTGCTTTTGGAGGTCAAATTATTCGAGCCCCCAGGCTTATGCACGGGAAAACCTCCATGATCCATCATGACGGAAAATCAATTTTTGAAGGCCTCCCAAATCCCTTTGAAGCCACCCGATATCATTCCTTAATCGTCAAGCGTGAAACCTTACCCACGGACTTTGAAATTTCAGCCGAAACCGTGGAAGGCGAAATCATGGGACTTCGGCATACCCCAACCGGAGCGGAAGGCGTGCAATTTCATCCTGAGTCGATTCTCACCACGTCAGGGATGGACCTTTTGCGGAATTTTTTATTATTACCCGTCTGCTCCTCAACCGACCACTAG
- the trpE gene encoding anthranilate synthase component I has translation MKNAYYSVSFEEFCQFASQGNLVPLYREILADFETPVSAFSKINTGPNAFLFESIEGGENWARYSFLGSHPSVMLWEENGEVVTQKGRKQHRVPMQGTPLDHIQNTMAEYHPVVVPGLPRFVGGAVGYLGYDVVKSFEPVPSRAKPGINTPLFAFCITDTLLIFDNVAHTLKVVANAHITSAKKTQLRQIYQDAIKRIESIIARLHKPSRRPRASIRRAPLKFQSNLSPEDFEKMVLRTKEYIQAGDIIQGVMSQRWHTTIHTDPLEIYRALRVLNPSPYMFYLRIAGIELVGSSPEILVRCEEGSIVVRPIAGTRPRGKTPQADNALEQDLLSDHKELAEHVMLVDLGRNDVGRVAKTGTVKVERFKKVERYSHVMHIVSQVKGELDPRYTAYDVMKACFPAGTVSGAPKIRAMQIIEELEPTRRGPYAGAVGYFSFSGNMDTCINIRTVVVQGQKAYIQAGAGIVADSDPTREYEETRTKAGAMMRAIEMAEHGLA, from the coding sequence ATGAAAAATGCTTATTATTCAGTGAGTTTTGAGGAATTTTGCCAATTTGCCTCACAAGGAAACCTCGTCCCCCTTTATCGAGAAATTCTGGCGGATTTCGAGACGCCTGTATCCGCATTTTCCAAAATTAATACGGGACCCAATGCCTTTTTATTTGAAAGTATTGAAGGGGGGGAAAACTGGGCACGTTATTCCTTTCTGGGAAGTCACCCTTCCGTCATGTTGTGGGAGGAGAACGGCGAAGTGGTCACCCAAAAAGGCCGGAAACAGCACCGCGTCCCCATGCAGGGCACCCCTTTGGACCATATTCAGAATACCATGGCAGAGTATCATCCGGTTGTCGTTCCCGGGTTGCCTCGATTTGTGGGGGGTGCGGTGGGTTATTTGGGTTATGACGTGGTCAAGTCTTTTGAGCCAGTTCCGTCTCGAGCAAAACCCGGGATTAACACTCCCCTCTTTGCGTTTTGCATTACGGACACCCTACTCATTTTTGACAATGTCGCCCATACCCTCAAAGTTGTGGCCAATGCCCATATTACTTCTGCAAAGAAGACTCAACTTCGCCAAATTTATCAGGATGCTATTAAGCGGATTGAATCAATCATTGCCAGACTTCATAAACCAAGCCGGCGACCTAGGGCCTCGATTCGACGTGCACCACTCAAATTTCAATCCAACCTGTCTCCTGAGGACTTTGAAAAAATGGTGCTTCGGACGAAAGAATATATTCAGGCTGGGGACATCATCCAGGGTGTCATGTCCCAACGCTGGCACACTACCATCCACACTGATCCCCTGGAGATTTATCGAGCCTTGAGGGTGCTCAATCCCTCACCCTACATGTTCTATTTGCGCATTGCCGGCATCGAACTCGTGGGATCCTCTCCGGAAATCCTAGTGCGATGCGAAGAAGGCAGCATTGTGGTGCGACCCATTGCCGGAACCCGTCCCCGTGGAAAGACGCCACAAGCTGACAACGCATTGGAACAGGATCTCTTATCCGATCACAAGGAATTAGCCGAACATGTCATGTTGGTGGATTTAGGCCGCAATGATGTGGGCCGGGTGGCCAAAACCGGAACAGTCAAAGTTGAACGGTTCAAGAAAGTTGAACGGTATTCCCATGTCATGCACATTGTGTCTCAAGTCAAGGGAGAATTAGATCCGCGATACACCGCCTATGATGTCATGAAGGCGTGTTTTCCGGCCGGGACCGTGTCCGGTGCGCCGAAAATCCGAGCCATGCAAATCATTGAGGAATTGGAACCCACTCGTCGGGGACCTTATGCCGGAGCGGTCGGGTATTTTAGTTTTTCCGGGAATATGGATACCTGTATCAATATTCGTACGGTGGTCGTTCAAGGACAAAAGGCCTATATTCAGGCCGGTGCCGGAATTGTCGCCGATTCTGACCCTACCCGTGAATATGAAGAAACTCGAACAAAAGCCGGCGCCATGATGAGAGCCATTGAAATGGCCGAACATGGTCTAGCGTAA
- a CDS encoding LysM peptidoglycan-binding domain-containing protein, protein MNLRGGTRNMVQPLFGGHQGDPQSSGWFGYLKIAAGVLVCSGVLTGCVSTEKFEAEKARALNFQRLLAQEEKRTGELNVKYQDTQRQLGSLESQNRDLNAELEALRDQLNRSHDELSRVREGGMGKSDDLKLSEPSISEFGLNDLDFKDSDMTKLDSDLNLGDTIPLDSPSMDTMGSLDEGSHIVAKGETLYRISKEYGVSINDLKAWNQLTDNTIHVGQKLIVSGQ, encoded by the coding sequence ATGAACCTCAGAGGAGGAACGCGTAATATGGTGCAACCATTGTTCGGGGGACATCAAGGAGATCCCCAATCATCGGGCTGGTTTGGATACCTGAAAATTGCAGCTGGCGTACTGGTCTGTAGTGGAGTCTTGACCGGATGCGTCAGTACAGAAAAGTTCGAAGCCGAGAAGGCACGTGCGTTAAATTTTCAAAGGCTTTTAGCGCAAGAAGAAAAACGAACCGGTGAATTAAATGTGAAGTATCAAGACACGCAACGACAACTGGGGTCATTGGAATCGCAAAACCGAGATTTAAATGCCGAATTAGAAGCGTTGCGCGACCAATTGAACCGTTCCCATGACGAACTGTCCCGTGTAAGAGAGGGAGGGATGGGAAAATCAGATGATTTGAAACTTTCCGAACCTTCGATCTCTGAATTTGGGCTGAATGATCTTGACTTTAAAGATTCAGATATGACGAAACTTGATTCGGACTTGAATTTGGGGGACACCATTCCTTTGGATTCACCAAGTATGGATACCATGGGAAGTCTCGATGAAGGGTCACACATTGTAGCTAAAGGCGAGACCCTCTACCGGATTTCCAAAGAGTACGGCGTGTCGATCAATGATCTCAAAGCCTGGAATCAGTTGACGGATAACACCATTCACGTTGGACAAAAGCTTATCGTCAGCGGTCAGTAA